Within the Synergistota bacterium genome, the region CTTTAGAGGAAAAGATAAAAAACGAATTGCTTAAGTTAATACATTCCCCTGAGTTCGAGGATATTATTCAAGAGCCAATATACACATTACGAGAGGGAAGGTTTGTTATTCCCGTTAAAAGGGATAGGAAAAGCTCCTTTCCTGGAATAGTTCATGACCTTTCTGGTAGTGGAATGACTCTCTTTATGGAGCCTCTCTCAACACTCTCTCTTCAGAATGAGCTCAGAGAGCTTAAATCAGAGGAGGAAAATGAGGTAAACAGGATACTTTATAGTCTCGGGGAAATGGTAATGCTTCACTCTTTAGAACTTAAGAAAAATATAGATCTTGTGGCAAAACTGGACGACTTGTTTGCACGAGCTGCGTTTATGGCTGAGGAAGGAGCTGTAATTCCTGAAATAGATAAAAGGCCGTTGTTAAGATTAGTGGATGTTAGGCATCCACTTCTAGGGAAGGGAGCAGTTCCTATAACTATAGAAGTCGGAAGAAGGTTTGGCATTCTCGTTATAACCGGACCTAATACGGGAGGTAAAACCGTAGCGTTAAAAACTGCGGGTCTTATGTTACTTGCAGGGTGGTGTGGTTTTCCTATACCTGCGAAGGAGGCTATTATAGGTGAGTTTGATTTGCTCTTTGCTGATATAGGAGATGAGCAGAGCATAGCTCAAAATCTTTCTACTTTTTCCTCTCATATTGGGCCTATATCCGAAGTTTTACCTAAGATAACCTCAAGATCTCTTTTGCTTCTTGATGAGCTCGGGGCAGGTACCGATCCTCAAGAGGGTGCTGCCTTAGCTATGGCGATATTGAAATATATAAAAGGGAAGAAAGCCAAGGCTATAATCACGACTCACTATCCGGCTTTAAAGTATTATGCCATAAGAGAAGAAGATGTAGAAAACGCCTCTGTAGAATTTGATATAGAAACTCTTAGACCTACTTATAGGCTATTTATAGGTATCCCTGGTGCGAGTAATGCTATAGCTATAGCGAGAAGGCTCGGTATGATAGAGGAGGTCTTAGAAGAAGCTTCTAGGCTTATCTCCTATGAAGATGAAAAGATAGAGGAAGTTATAAGGGAGCTTCATGTCAAGATGTCAAATTGTTCTTTATTGGAAAGTAAGCTTAAGGAGGAGTTAAAGAAAGCTCAGGAGTTGAGGGAAAAGTATGAAAAGAAACTCGAAACCATCCGTGAGAAAGAGGAAAAAATTTTAGCCTCAGCTAAGCTTAAAGCGAACAGGATGTTGAAAGATGCTGAAAGGGAGCTAAAGGGTATACTAGAAGATGCCAGAGCTGATATCAGAAGTTATGCTGAAGCTAAGGGAAAACTTAAGGAATTGTCCAAGGAAATAGGTGAAGAAGTGGCTCCCCTATTTGAGCCTTTAAAGAGCGTTACCTTTTTAAAGGTTGGGGATAGGGTTTATGTTCCTAAGTTTGGGAAATGGGGGGAAGTTGAGGAAATTTTCCCTGAGGAGGAAGAAGTGGCTCTTCGAATGGGCTACTTTAGGGTTTTTGTTTCTAAAGATGAAATAAGTGGTGAGGGGATTTCCCAGCTGGAAGAATCAGGTATTAAAGAGGAGGTTAGCTATGAAATTGGAGATGTTCCTTATGAGTTTTCTATAAGAAAGAAGAAGTTTGAAGAAGCAAAAGAGGAATTGTTGAGGTTCCTTGATAGAGCTTTTCTTAAGGGATATCCCCAGGTTAAAATAGTTCATGGAAAAGGGGAAGGTATATTGCGTAAGATGGTTTGGGACCTGCTTAAAGAGATTCCTTATGTTAAGAGCTTTAGGTTTGGTGAGGAGGCCGAAGGGGGACAAGGGGTTACAGTGGTTTGCTTCGAAAGGGGATGAAGTTTAAATATATGAGGAAAAAACAGTTAAAAAAAGAAGATATCTTTGCTTTAGATATAGGGACGAGGACCGTTGTAGGACTTGTAGTTGAACCTTTAGATGAGGGGCTTAAGGTTAAGCATCTTGCTTTTGAAGAACATAGAACACGTTCTATGTTAGACGGCCAAATACATGATGTAACTCAAGTCTCAAAAGTAGTTTCCCGTGTTAAGGAGATCCTTGAGAATGAATATGGAAGCAAGCTTAGCGAGGTAAGCGTTGCAGTAGCTGGAAGAGCTTTAAGAACCATGAGGGGAAGTGCTGAGTTCCCTGTGGATATATTAAAAGATGTGGAAGAGGAAATAGTCAGGGAGCTTGAGCTTCAGGCTCTTCAAAATGCATTAAGAAGACTTAGAGAGGAGTCTTTTTCAAAGGAGGAGTTCCATTGTGTAGGCTATAGCGTGGTTAAATATACACTAGATGGGGATCCAATTAGGAATTTAGTGGGGCAGAGAGGAAGACGTATAGGAGTTGAGGTTCTTGCAACATTTCTCCCTCGGGTAGTGCTTGATAGTATGCTTTCCGTTTTAAGGAGGACGGACCTTAAACTTTCGAGTATAACTCTTGAACCTATAGCTGCTATAGAGGTTGTAGTTCCTCCAGACATGAGAATGCTTAATTTAGCTTTAGTTGATGTTGGAGCTGGAACGATGGATATAGCCATAACAAAGGACGGAGCTGTTGTGGCATATGGTATGGTTCCTGTTGCAGGGGATGAAATAACGGAAAAACTCTGTGAAAAGTATCTTCTTGATTTTAATATAGCTGAGAAAGTAAAGAGGTCATTAAGCGAGGAAGTTCCATTTGTAGAGTTTGAGGATATATTAGGAAACTATTATAAGGTTGAAAGGGAGGAGTTGATAAAGGTTGTAGAGCCGGAGGTCGAGAGGCATGCAAAGCTCCTTTCTGAGAAGATATTAGAGCTTAACTCTTCTCCTCCACAGGCAGTGATATGCGTTGGAGGAGGAAGTAAGATACCACTATTTGACCTTAAAGTAGCAAGCTTTCTCGGGATAGAGAGAAACAGAGTTAGAGTTAGAGGGGCAGAATTTCTTAAAGGTGTGGAAGATTTAACTGGTAAGCTAAAGGGACCAGAGATGGTCACTCCTTTGGGAATAGCTCTTGTGGCTAGGAGAGGGGGAGGGTTCAAGTTTATAGATGTGTGGGTAAACGATGAGATGCTTAGGCTTGTCTCCTTAACTGGAGAACTCAAGGTTTTAGACGCCTTAATACCTATGGGAATAACTCAAGAGGAATTAAGACCGCGTCCCGGGATGTCCCTTACTGTTGAGGTCAACGGTGAGATAAAAATTATAAGAGGAGAACTAGGGGAGCCGGCTAAGATATTAGTTAATGGGGAAGAAGCAACTTTAGATTATCCTATAAGACATGGAGACAGAATAGTAGTTAAAAGAGCTCGTCCGGGGAGAGCGGCTTTTGCATCCGTTAAAGATGTTGTAGGAGAATTGGTTTCTCTTAAACTATTTATAAATGGTAAGATGGTGGAATTTTTCCCTGAAGTTTACGTAGATGGGAAAAAGCTTCCTTTGAAAGCACCTCTTTACGATAGAGCTAAAATAGAAATCCTTCAGGTTAAAACAGTAAAGGAAGCTTTAAAGAGAGCTGGAGTACTTCCTATGCCTCATGAGATTAAAGTGTCTCTTAATGGGGAGGAAAGGGTACTGCCCTTATGGGATGGGAAGGTTCTTCTTAATGGCAACGAGGCCTCTTTAGAAACCCCTGTTAAAGATGGTGATAGGATAGATTTGCTTAATTTAAGAGAGGTTTCTTACAGAATTAGAGATATTGTTTCTGAACCTGAGTTGAAAAAGATAAGAGTTTACGTTAATGGTAAGCCTCTTGAGATTACCTGGGGAGGAGTGGTTATTTCCTTAGATGGAAGAATTGTCTCTTTAGATGAAGCTCTATATGATGGTGCTAAAATAGAAGTTAAGGAGATTTATGGTGATTCTCCTATGCTTTCACATATATTTAGATACTATCCTGTTGATGAGGTATTAAAAGGTAAAAAGGGTTACGTAAAAATGAGAGTCAATGGTGAAGAGGCAGGTTTTACAACCCCAATAAAAGATGGAGATAAAATAGAGGTTTTCGTTGAGTGAGGAGTGAAGTTAGTTGTTACTTGCTAAGCTGGGTAAATATAGGATAATCTCTTGGCTTGGTGGAGGGGCTTTTGGTGATGTATACCTTGCTGAGGATACCCTAATTGGGAAGAACTTTGCGATTAAAGTTTCAAAGCTTAAGGAGAAAGATATAAAGGTTTTAAAAAGTGAAGCACAAATTTTAGCTTCCCTTGACCATCCAAATATAGCTCGTTTTTATAACCTCGATATAATAGAAGGGAAGCTGGTTCTTGTTATAGAGTATGTAGAGGGCGATTCTTTAAGAAGCTTATTAGAGTATCGAAGGATTAAGATTGAAGAGATTCCTCAGATGTTCTTTCCTGTTTTAGATGCTCTTAGTTATGCTCACTCTAACGGAGTAGTTCACAGGGATATTAAACCTGAGAATATACTTATATCCAAAGATGGTTCGGTTAAGCTTGTTGATTTTGGCTTAGGAGCTTTCATAAGAGCTGGGAGCGTTAAAGCTACAGCTGCTGGTACCCCAGTTTATATGGCTCCTGAAAGCTGGAGTGGGGTTTTTCTGCCATCAAGCGATATATATTCTCTTGGAGTAGTTATATACGAATCCCTTACCGGGAAAAACCCATTCGATGGTGATACTCTTGAGGAAATAAGGAAAAAGGTTTTCGAGGTAGAGCCTAAACCTTTAGACTTTTATTTACCTTCTGCTTCTCAGGAGCTAAGCGGTGTTTTGTCTAAGGCTCTTTCTAAGAAGATAGAATTTAGATATGCAGATGCCCTATCTTTCAAGGAAGCTCTTTCCAGGGCCCTTAAGCTCGATAGATCAGTTGAGGTTATCACTACTAAAAAGAGTTATTTTTCCACTGTTGAGCTTCAGCTTACCCCCTGTCAGCATGATGTAGTTTTCTCACCTGCGAAAAGGATACTTCTTGTAGGTGGAGCTGGAACAGGGAAAACCACTACTCTTCTTTACAGGCTTTACAAAAAGTTGATGGAAGGGAAAGATCCATCCACATTTTTAGTTTTATCTTTTACAAAAAAGGCTGTTTTGGACTTAAGGGAAAGGCTTTCTCGCTTGTTAGGGAAAGATCCTAGGGATCTTTGGATAGAGACATTTCATGGGGCTATTTACAGGATATTGAAAAGGGAGGCTGAAAGGATAGGCTTCTCGCAGGATTTTTCTCTGGTTTCAGACTCCTTTCCAATTTTTAAAGAAGCTACTGAAGGAATAGAAGCTCCCCTTCTTAATAGAATATTCAGTGAGATTTCCGTATTGAGATCTAAGCTTATATCTCCAGAAGAATCGTTAAGAACTTATAAATTTCCTTGGCATAAGAAGGTATCCGAGCTTTATTTTAAGTTTAGCGAGCTAAAGAAAAAGAAAAATATTATGGATTTCGATGACCTTATTTTTTATGGGGTTAAATTACTTGAAGAGGATGACCTAAGGGAGATTTACTCTGGTAGGTTTAAATTTATCTTTGTTGATGAGCTTCAGGATTTAAATGAGGCTCAGTATCGTTTTATTAAGCTTCTCTCTTCTGATGATAGCGAGCTCTTTCTCACAGGGGACGCTACTCAGTCGATTTATCGTTGGCGAGGGGCTATACCGAACATAATTAATAGGGCTGAGGAGGAGCTTCGCTTAAAGAGATATGAGCTTACACATAGTTTTAGGTTGCCCAAGAGGATATTAAGTTTGGCTTCTTCATTAATGATTAAAGAAGGTATAGACCTATCCAACATAGTGAGCTTAAGGGGAGAGGGTAAAGTTGAGCTCTACATTGCTAAAGATGAGGCCGATGAGGCGAGATTTGTTGTTCAGAAAGTTAAAGAGCTTTCTTTATCAAGAAAGCTTTCCTCTATAGGAATATTTTATAGATTCAATCATCAATCCAGGATAGTAGAGGAACTTTTAGCTCAATTACGTTTACCTTATAGGATTGTGGGCGGATCTAGGTTTTATGAAAGAGAAGAAGTAAAGATGGTCGTGTCTTATTTAAGAGGGCTTTTAGAGAGGGATTTTGAGGCTATTGGTCGTTTCTTTTCTTGGATACTAGGCTTTAAAAAAAGTAGATTTAAAGCCTCAACTGAAGGGCTTTTTCTCGAAGAAGGAAGTTTCTCAAAGAGGAAAAAGGCGGAGAGGCTCCTAGATTTTCTAAAAAGCTTTCTTGAGAGTGGAAAATTAACCGTAGAAGAGCTTCTAAGGATACCTTTGGAGATAGCTGAGGTCTTTAAAAGAAGAGAAAAGGGATGGGTAAGCTATAGGGATGGGTTTCTTGAGCTTTTGAAATTAGCTTCGTCTTTTGATGAGGGAAGCTTAAAGGATTTTTTAAATCATATTTCGCTTATGGAAGAGATGGGCCTCGGTAGCAAGGGAGAAGCCTTAAACCTTTTAACTTTTCACTCTGCGAAGGGACTTGAATTCGATGTAGTATTTATAACTGGACTTTATGATGGGAATGTTCCATATTTTGCGAGTTTAGCAAGATTGGAGGAGTTAGAGGAGGAGCGAAGGTTACTTTTTGTTGCTTTAACAAGAGCGACGGAGCATCTTTATCTTTCGTATCCTCGGAGAGTGGATGGAAAAGGCGCAGAGCCATCCCGATTCTTACTTGAGATGATTGGTATGCTATAATATAATTGTTTAAAACTTTTATAAGGAGGAATGACAATGGAAGAGTTACAACTTGTTGTTTTTAGGCTTGGTAAGGAGGAATATGGGGTAGATATAGCTAAGGTGCAAGAGATAGTTAGAATTCAGGAGATAACTCGTATACCTCAGGCGCCGTCTTTTGTTGAGGGGATAGTGAATTTAAGAGGCAAAATAATACCAATAGTGGATCTTAAGAAAAGATTTAGTTTGGAAGGAGAGGAAATTTCAGAAAAGGAAAAGAGAGTTATAGTTGTT harbors:
- a CDS encoding endonuclease MutS2, producing MEVGKRTIELLEFEEFKDILSKWAFTELGKKRILDKSILSREELERELYILKEAYVLLSSKETPPFSGGLVDLTPLLGNLKVSLKLLPEELLKIRDFCKGVEKLKEFFFNKREAFPGIYSVARELEPLRNLSSAISKAINDRGEIDSEATPLLSSLRRRIKALEEKIKNELLKLIHSPEFEDIIQEPIYTLREGRFVIPVKRDRKSSFPGIVHDLSGSGMTLFMEPLSTLSLQNELRELKSEEENEVNRILYSLGEMVMLHSLELKKNIDLVAKLDDLFARAAFMAEEGAVIPEIDKRPLLRLVDVRHPLLGKGAVPITIEVGRRFGILVITGPNTGGKTVALKTAGLMLLAGWCGFPIPAKEAIIGEFDLLFADIGDEQSIAQNLSTFSSHIGPISEVLPKITSRSLLLLDELGAGTDPQEGAALAMAILKYIKGKKAKAIITTHYPALKYYAIREEDVENASVEFDIETLRPTYRLFIGIPGASNAIAIARRLGMIEEVLEEASRLISYEDEKIEEVIRELHVKMSNCSLLESKLKEELKKAQELREKYEKKLETIREKEEKILASAKLKANRMLKDAERELKGILEDARADIRSYAEAKGKLKELSKEIGEEVAPLFEPLKSVTFLKVGDRVYVPKFGKWGEVEEIFPEEEEVALRMGYFRVFVSKDEISGEGISQLEESGIKEEVSYEIGDVPYEFSIRKKKFEEAKEELLRFLDRAFLKGYPQVKIVHGKGEGILRKMVWDLLKEIPYVKSFRFGEEAEGGQGVTVVCFERG
- a CDS encoding cell division protein FtsA, with the protein product MRKKQLKKEDIFALDIGTRTVVGLVVEPLDEGLKVKHLAFEEHRTRSMLDGQIHDVTQVSKVVSRVKEILENEYGSKLSEVSVAVAGRALRTMRGSAEFPVDILKDVEEEIVRELELQALQNALRRLREESFSKEEFHCVGYSVVKYTLDGDPIRNLVGQRGRRIGVEVLATFLPRVVLDSMLSVLRRTDLKLSSITLEPIAAIEVVVPPDMRMLNLALVDVGAGTMDIAITKDGAVVAYGMVPVAGDEITEKLCEKYLLDFNIAEKVKRSLSEEVPFVEFEDILGNYYKVEREELIKVVEPEVERHAKLLSEKILELNSSPPQAVICVGGGSKIPLFDLKVASFLGIERNRVRVRGAEFLKGVEDLTGKLKGPEMVTPLGIALVARRGGGFKFIDVWVNDEMLRLVSLTGELKVLDALIPMGITQEELRPRPGMSLTVEVNGEIKIIRGELGEPAKILVNGEEATLDYPIRHGDRIVVKRARPGRAAFASVKDVVGELVSLKLFINGKMVEFFPEVYVDGKKLPLKAPLYDRAKIEILQVKTVKEALKRAGVLPMPHEIKVSLNGEERVLPLWDGKVLLNGNEASLETPVKDGDRIDLLNLREVSYRIRDIVSEPELKKIRVYVNGKPLEITWGGVVISLDGRIVSLDEALYDGAKIEVKEIYGDSPMLSHIFRYYPVDEVLKGKKGYVKMRVNGEEAGFTTPIKDGDKIEVFVE
- a CDS encoding UvrD-helicase domain-containing protein, with protein sequence MLLAKLGKYRIISWLGGGAFGDVYLAEDTLIGKNFAIKVSKLKEKDIKVLKSEAQILASLDHPNIARFYNLDIIEGKLVLVIEYVEGDSLRSLLEYRRIKIEEIPQMFFPVLDALSYAHSNGVVHRDIKPENILISKDGSVKLVDFGLGAFIRAGSVKATAAGTPVYMAPESWSGVFLPSSDIYSLGVVIYESLTGKNPFDGDTLEEIRKKVFEVEPKPLDFYLPSASQELSGVLSKALSKKIEFRYADALSFKEALSRALKLDRSVEVITTKKSYFSTVELQLTPCQHDVVFSPAKRILLVGGAGTGKTTTLLYRLYKKLMEGKDPSTFLVLSFTKKAVLDLRERLSRLLGKDPRDLWIETFHGAIYRILKREAERIGFSQDFSLVSDSFPIFKEATEGIEAPLLNRIFSEISVLRSKLISPEESLRTYKFPWHKKVSELYFKFSELKKKKNIMDFDDLIFYGVKLLEEDDLREIYSGRFKFIFVDELQDLNEAQYRFIKLLSSDDSELFLTGDATQSIYRWRGAIPNIINRAEEELRLKRYELTHSFRLPKRILSLASSLMIKEGIDLSNIVSLRGEGKVELYIAKDEADEARFVVQKVKELSLSRKLSSIGIFYRFNHQSRIVEELLAQLRLPYRIVGGSRFYEREEVKMVVSYLRGLLERDFEAIGRFFSWILGFKKSRFKASTEGLFLEEGSFSKRKKAERLLDFLKSFLESGKLTVEELLRIPLEIAEVFKRREKGWVSYRDGFLELLKLASSFDEGSLKDFLNHISLMEEMGLGSKGEALNLLTFHSAKGLEFDVVFITGLYDGNVPYFASLARLEELEEERRLLFVALTRATEHLYLSYPRRVDGKGAEPSRFLLEMIGML
- a CDS encoding chemotaxis protein CheW codes for the protein MEELQLVVFRLGKEEYGVDIAKVQEIVRIQEITRIPQAPSFVEGIVNLRGKIIPIVDLKKRFSLEGEEISEKEKRVIVVNVSNQTIGIVVDSVSEIIRIPKEDVEPPPPIVAGIEAAYIEGVGKIDKRLIILLNIEKILTEREKEEIKTMGLS